Proteins encoded within one genomic window of Lysinibacillus sphaericus:
- a CDS encoding LacI family DNA-binding transcriptional regulator produces MVFLVSSKDVAKYAGVSQTTVSRVLNTPELVKPKTLKKVMEAIEQLNYVPNDIARSLVQQKTGIITLISGPLHNPFFVDTTTEIVNYANARGYKVNVYFGTEDNLETIYNSVLETKVDAIILSSIRYTDPLFYKLEKLEIPFIMFNRKHQENRHFVEIDNIEAGFLATNHLVTLGHTDLCWIGGPHEMSTFFGRYEGFKKALVEASIDINTVPTFFTNTSKGDIKGVFEELLLLSPRPTAICAATDAIAIEILNQCLEQGFNIPNDFNVIGIDNVELSKHRSISLTTVGIKSEKNLGFLAIEKLFDVMEKKSACIQQTESVKLFPRNTTGKKMN; encoded by the coding sequence GTGGTTTTTTTGGTTTCTTCTAAAGATGTAGCAAAGTATGCCGGTGTTTCACAGACAACGGTTTCACGAGTGTTAAATACTCCAGAACTCGTGAAACCGAAAACATTAAAAAAGGTGATGGAGGCCATTGAACAATTAAATTATGTCCCAAACGATATTGCAAGATCACTTGTACAACAAAAGACAGGAATAATTACTTTAATTTCTGGACCGTTGCATAATCCATTTTTTGTCGATACAACAACCGAAATTGTAAATTATGCAAATGCTAGAGGCTATAAGGTAAACGTGTATTTTGGAACGGAAGATAATCTAGAGACTATTTATAATTCCGTGTTAGAAACAAAAGTGGATGCAATTATTTTATCATCTATAAGGTATACGGATCCATTATTTTATAAGCTTGAAAAACTGGAGATACCTTTTATTATGTTTAATCGTAAGCATCAAGAAAATAGACATTTTGTAGAAATAGATAATATAGAAGCAGGTTTCTTAGCGACTAATCATCTAGTGACTTTAGGACATACGGACCTTTGTTGGATAGGGGGGCCACATGAAATGAGTACTTTTTTTGGAAGATATGAGGGTTTTAAAAAGGCGTTGGTTGAGGCGAGCATAGATATAAATACAGTACCGACATTTTTTACAAATACGAGCAAAGGTGATATAAAAGGAGTGTTTGAAGAACTATTGTTGCTATCTCCAAGACCGACAGCAATTTGCGCTGCAACAGATGCTATTGCCATTGAAATACTCAACCAATGTTTAGAACAAGGATTCAATATCCCTAACGATTTTAATGTAATTGGAATTGATAATGTAGAACTGAGTAAACATCGTTCTATTTCCTTGACGACAGTTGGCATCAAATCGGAAAAAAATTTAGGGTTTTTAGCGATTGAGAAATTATTTGATGTAATGGAGAAAAAAAGTGCTTGCATCCAGCAAACTGAATCTGTTAAACTTTTCCCAAGAAACACAACAGGTAAAAAAATGAACTGA